The sequence TCCGATCATCGGCGCTTACGCGGTGATCCTGTTCTATTTCGCCTGGCCGTTCGCGATGCAGTCCTATGCGCTGAACGAGACCTCCTACACCTCCTGGAATCCGGTGATCTGGCCGATCAAGTTCGTGATCCCGATCGCCCTGGCGCTGCTTCTCCTCCAGGCCGCCGCCGAGTGGCTGAGGGTCATCTTCAACGAGCCCGCGCCGCAGCAGACCGAGGATGCGCAGGGAGACGCCCTGTGAGTTCCAATCTCATCCTCATCCTGATGTTCGGCGGGCTTACGGTCTTTCTCCTGACCGGCCTGCCGGTGGCCTTCGTGCTTGGCGGACTGTCCGTCCTGTTCACGGTCCTGTTCTGGAACCCGCAGGCGCTGATCATCCTGATCCTGCAGGTGTTCGACACCATGCGGTCGGAGGCGCTGCTCGCCATCCCGCTCTACATCTTCATGGCGGTGGTGCTGCAGCGCTCCGGCGTCATCGAGGACCTCTACCGGGCCATGGAGCTCTGGTTCGGCCGGGTGAAGGGCGGGCTCGCGATCGGCACCGTGATCATCTGCGTGGTGATGGCGGCGATGACCGGCGTCGTCGGCGCGGCGGTCACGGCCATGGGCATCCTGGCCCTGCCGGAAATGCTGAAGCGCGGCTACGACCCGAAACTCGCGACCGGCACCATCTGCGCCTCGGGCACGCTGGGCATCCTCATCCCGCCCTCGGTGCTGACCATCGTCTATTCGGTCACCGCCCAGGTCTCGATCGGCAAGATGCTGATCGCCGGCATCGTGCCGGGCATCCTGCTGGCATCCCTCTACATCGCCTACATCGTGATCGCGTCCTGGCTGAAGCCGGAGCTGGCCCCGAGCGTCGACGACGCGCCGCGCGCCAGCCTGGGCGAGCGCCTCGCCTCGCTGAAGACGCTGGTGCTGCCCTCGCTGATCATCGTGATGGTGCTGGGCTCGATCTTCTTCGGCGTCGCCACGCCGACGGAGGCGGCGGCGGTCGGCGTCTTCGGCGCCTGCATCGCGGCCGCAACGCGGCGCCACCTGACGCTCTCGATGCTGGTCGCTTCGTCCGGCGTGACACTCAAGTCTACGGCGATGATCCTGTGGATCACCATCGGCGCAAAAGCCTATGTGGCGATCTTCACCGGGCTCGGCGGCGCCGACGCGCTTCTCGGCACCATCCAGTCGCTGCAGGTCAGCCCCTATCTGGTGCTGGCGGTGATGATGCTGATCCTGGTGTTCCTGGGCACCGTCCTCGACGAGATCGGCATTATCCTGCTCACCGTACCGGTGTTTCTGCCGGTGGTGCGCTTTCTCGGCTTCGACGAGATCTGGTTCGGCGTGCTCTACGCGCTGACGATCCAGATGGGCTATATCAGCCCGCCGTTCGGCTACACGCTGTTCTATATCAAGAGCACGCTGCCGAACGAGGTGGGCATGGGGACCGTCTATCGCGGCATCCTGCCCTTCTTCCTGCTGCAGATCGTCGGCCTGATGCTGTGCGTCGCCTTCCCGCAGATCGCGACCTTCCTGCCCGCCCTCATGGGGCGCTAGGCCCTTCCCGGTTCGGATCGGAACACTCCGTGCGACCCGGATTGGCGAGAGCCCGTCCGGGTCATCTCCGGTTCCCGGCATGGCGTCTGCGCTGCGCCGGCGCCTGTGCTGCAGTCCGCCGACCGCGACACTTCCCGACAGACCTTTCGACCCGACCACCGGGCGGCCAGCAGGTCGCGGCCGTCCCGACGGCATGGACGCAGACCCGATCGCAACCCGGGCCACGTCATCAGACCGCTTGACAGAGACAGGAACTAAGTTTTGACTAGTGATATAAGGTTTTGAATAACGAAACAAATAAGGGAGGAACTACCATGCGGCGTCTTTTGGCCCTTGCGGGCGCGGCCCTGATCCTGGCCGGGCCGGCCTATGCCCAGGACTACACGTTCAAGTTCGGCCACGCGGCCTCGTCCAAGCACCTGTTCCACACGGGGCTTGAGATGTTTGCCGAGAAGGTCGCCGATAAGACCGACGGCAAGGTCAAGATCGAGGTCTACGGCGACCGCCAGCTCGGCGACGACAAGCAGCTCCTCGAGGGCCTGCAGATCGGCGTGATCGACGGCGCGCTCGTGTCGGCGCCGGTGCTGCCCCTGGTGATCGGCGCGACGTCGTTCGACGCGCTGCAGCTGCCGTTCGTGGTCTCCTCCTACGAGGACCTGGCGGCGGTGCTGGATTCGCCGGTCGGCCAGGAGCTTCTCGACACGCTGAACGCCAAGCAGATCAAGGGCCTCGGCTACATCGAGGCGGGCCAGCGCCACTTCCTGGCCAAGGACAAGCAGGTCGGCACGCTCGACGATTTCGCCGGGCTGAAGACCCGCATCGTTCCGATCCCGCTGCACAAGGCCACCTGGGAAGCCGTCGGAGTGAACCCGATCGGCATGGCCTACGGCGAGGTCTATTCGGCGCTGGAGACCGGCACCATCGACGCGGTGGAGATCAACCTCTCCTCGATCCAGTCGGAAAGCCTCTTTGAACCGGCCAAGCACGTGACCAAGACGGGCCACTATTTCTGGCCGGGCGTGATCATGATGTCCGACATGTCCTGGAACAAGCTGCCGGAAGACCTGCAGGCGGCGCTGGTCGAAGCCGGCCACGAGACCACCCGGGAGCAGTACAAGATCGCCGCCGCCCAGGAGGCCGACACGATCGCGTTCCTGAAGGAACAGGGCGTGGAGATCGGCGAGCTCGACGATCTGTCGGCCATGCGGGCGAAGACCCAGCCGGTGGTCGACGAGTGGGTCAAGAAAGACCCGCTGATCCAGAAGTTCTACGACCAGGTCCAGGGGAACTGAGATGAGCGGGCGGACCAACGTCTACAAATGGGACACGCTTCCCCGCGAGGAGGTGCGTCCCGGGGTGAGCCGGACCGCCTTTCGGGGCGACAACGCCCTGATGGTGATGAACTGGCTTCAGCCGGGGATGGAGGTCCGCCCGCACTCGCATCCGTTCGAGCAGCTCGCCTACATCCTCTCCGGACGCGTGAAATTCACGATCGGCGATGACGTGGTCGAGGTCGGGGCGGGCGAAGTCGTCCGCATCCCGCCCGACGTGATGCACTGCGGCGAGCCGGTCGGCGACGAAGTGGCCGTCAATCTCGACGTGTTCGCACCGGTTCGCGACGACTACCGCCACCTC is a genomic window of Amorphus orientalis containing:
- a CDS encoding TRAP transporter large permease → MSSNLILILMFGGLTVFLLTGLPVAFVLGGLSVLFTVLFWNPQALIILILQVFDTMRSEALLAIPLYIFMAVVLQRSGVIEDLYRAMELWFGRVKGGLAIGTVIICVVMAAMTGVVGAAVTAMGILALPEMLKRGYDPKLATGTICASGTLGILIPPSVLTIVYSVTAQVSIGKMLIAGIVPGILLASLYIAYIVIASWLKPELAPSVDDAPRASLGERLASLKTLVLPSLIIVMVLGSIFFGVATPTEAAAVGVFGACIAAATRRHLTLSMLVASSGVTLKSTAMILWITIGAKAYVAIFTGLGGADALLGTIQSLQVSPYLVLAVMMLILVFLGTVLDEIGIILLTVPVFLPVVRFLGFDEIWFGVLYALTIQMGYISPPFGYTLFYIKSTLPNEVGMGTVYRGILPFFLLQIVGLMLCVAFPQIATFLPALMGR
- a CDS encoding TRAP transporter substrate-binding protein, whose product is MRRLLALAGAALILAGPAYAQDYTFKFGHAASSKHLFHTGLEMFAEKVADKTDGKVKIEVYGDRQLGDDKQLLEGLQIGVIDGALVSAPVLPLVIGATSFDALQLPFVVSSYEDLAAVLDSPVGQELLDTLNAKQIKGLGYIEAGQRHFLAKDKQVGTLDDFAGLKTRIVPIPLHKATWEAVGVNPIGMAYGEVYSALETGTIDAVEINLSSIQSESLFEPAKHVTKTGHYFWPGVIMMSDMSWNKLPEDLQAALVEAGHETTREQYKIAAAQEADTIAFLKEQGVEIGELDDLSAMRAKTQPVVDEWVKKDPLIQKFYDQVQGN
- a CDS encoding cupin domain-containing protein: MSGRTNVYKWDTLPREEVRPGVSRTAFRGDNALMVMNWLQPGMEVRPHSHPFEQLAYILSGRVKFTIGDDVVEVGAGEVVRIPPDVMHCGEPVGDEVAVNLDVFAPVRDDYRHLTAYQEDDFAD